Proteins from a genomic interval of Streptomyces sp. Tu6071:
- a CDS encoding cytidine deaminase — MTVTRADADFDWDGLREAARTAMLQAYAPYSGYRVGAAARVADGRTVTGCNVENASYGLSLCAECGLVSQLLLSGGGRLTHFTCVDGEGQVLMPCGRCRQLLHEHGGDALLLETAAGVRTLAQQLPDAFGPHKL, encoded by the coding sequence ATGACGGTGACGCGGGCGGACGCGGACTTCGACTGGGACGGGCTGCGCGAGGCCGCCCGTACGGCGATGCTCCAGGCGTACGCGCCGTACTCCGGCTACCGCGTCGGAGCCGCCGCGCGCGTCGCCGACGGCCGCACCGTGACCGGCTGCAACGTCGAGAACGCGAGCTACGGGCTGAGCCTGTGCGCCGAGTGCGGGCTCGTCTCGCAGCTCCTGCTCTCGGGCGGCGGCAGGCTCACCCACTTCACGTGCGTGGACGGCGAGGGCCAGGTCCTCATGCCGTGCGGGCGCTGCCGCCAGCTCCTCCACGAGCACGGGGGCGACGCGCTGCTCCTGGAGACGGCGGCCGGTGTCCGCACCCTCGCGCAGCAACTGCCCGACGCCTTCGGGCCGCACAAGCTCTGA